Below is a genomic region from Streptomyces ferrugineus.
TCTCGTCGTCCGCGGCGCTGGCGATGCCGACGAGCGCGATCCCGGCCTCCCCCAGCAGGCTCCCCAGATGCATCAGTGCCTGGCGCGCATCGCCCAGCTCCGTGAGCTGGGCCGCGCGTAACTCCCCGGCCCCGAGGTCCGGTGTGTCCAGGACGCCGCAGCCGCGTCCCGCGAGCTCCGTCAACCCCAGCGCCTCGCCGCGCAGTTCGGGTGGTCCGAAGACCGCCAGTCTGCTGCCGATCGCCTGAGCCAGGG
It encodes:
- a CDS encoding DUF6099 family protein, yielding MDAVRLIVTSRRALAGSGGAPETMTEVWQAQALAQAIGSRLAVFGPPELRGEALGLTELAGRGCGVLDTPDLGAGELRAAQLTELGDARQALMHLGSLLGEAGIALVGIASAADDETTYWQCMEAIDAADESRDRVREMLRRLADRDEVLAEREAG